The following proteins are co-located in the Leucoraja erinacea ecotype New England chromosome 27, Leri_hhj_1, whole genome shotgun sequence genome:
- the psmc5 gene encoding 26S proteasome regulatory subunit 8, translated as MRMDVEEGKGGTGLRQYYLSKIEELQLIVNDKSQNLRRLQAQRNELNAKVRMLREELQLLQEQGSYVGEVVRAMDKKKVLVKVHPEGKFVVDVDKNIDINDVTPNCRVALRNDSYTLHKILPNKVDPLVSLMMVEKVPDSTYEMIGGLDKQIKEIKEVIELPVKHPELFEALGIAQPKGVLLYGPPGTGKTLLARAVAHHTDCTFIRVSGSELVQKFIGEGARMVRELFVMAREHAPSIIFMDEIDSIGSSRLEGGSGGDSEVQRTMLELLNQLDGFEATKNIKVIMATNRIDILDPALLRPGRIDRKIEFPPPNEEARLDILKIHSRKMNLTRGINLRKIAELMPGASGAEVKGVCTEAGMYALRERRVHVTQEDFEMAVAKVMQKDSEKNMSIKKLWK; from the exons ATGGATGTGGAAGAAGGAAAGGGAGGGACAGGCCTCCGCCAATATTATCTATCAAAGATAGAAGAACTTCAG CTCATTGTTAATGACAAGAGTCAGAATCTCCGACGTCTGCAGGCTCAAAGAAATGAACTTAATGCCAAAG TGCGCATGTTGCGGGAAGAACTACAGTTATTACAGGAACAGGGGTCTTATGTAGGAGAGGTGGTTCGAGCCATGGACAAGAAGAAGGTGCTCGTCAAG GTTCACCCAGAGGGGAAATTTGTTGTGGATGTTGACAAGAACATTGATATTAATGAT GTAACTCCGAACTGTCGCGTGGCATTGAGAAATGATAGCTACACGCTTCACAAAATCTTGCCCAACAAAGTGGACCCTCTGGTGTCTCTCATGATGGTTGAGAAAGTTCCGGATTCTACCTATGAAATGATAGGTGGCTTAGACAAACAAATCAAGGAGATCAAAGAGGTTATTGAACTGCCTGTGAAGCATCCTGAACTGTTTGAAGCTCTTGGCATTGCTCAGCCGAAG GGTGTGCTGCTGTATGGACCTCCAGGAACTGGGAAGACTCTGTTAGCTAGAGCAGTGGCCCATCACACTGACTGCACGTTTATCCGCGTTTCTGGCTCTGAACTTGTGCAGAAATTCATTGGGGAGG GTGCTCGCATGGTACGCGAGTTGTTTGTCATGGCCAGGGAACACGCTCCATCTATTATCTTCATGGATGAAATTGACTCTATTGGTTCATCGCGGTTGGAAGGAGGTTCTGGTGGTGATAGTGAAGTGCAGCGCACTATGTTGGAGCTTCTCAACCAGCTAGATGGGTTTGAAGCCACTAAGAATATTAAG GTAATCATGGCAACAAACAGAATTGATATCCTCGATCCTGCACTGCTGCGACCAGGACGAATTGACAGGAAAATAGAATTTCCTCCTCCAAATGAAGAG GCCCGTCTTGACATTCTGAAGATTCATTCTCGAAAGATGAACTTAACACGTGGCATCAATTTGCGCAAGATTGCTGAACTAATGCCAGGAGCGTCGGGTGCAGAGGTCAAG GGTGTATGCACAGAAGCTGGCATGTATGCCTTGAGAGAACGAAGAGTTCACGTTACACAGGAAGACTTTGAAATGGCAGTGGCCAAG GTGATGCAAAAGGACAGCGAGAAGAACATGTCCATCAAAAAGCTTTGGAAGTAA